Proteins from a genomic interval of Streptococcus oralis:
- a CDS encoding biotin transporter BioY, producing the protein MKKAHIYAIPAIGAALIAVLAQISLPIGPVPFTLQNFAIGLIATVFRPREAVLSVALYLLLGAIGLPVFAGGGAGFHVLVGPSSGYLWFDLVYAGLTSYLIHQNSGYIHIFLANLLGDSLVFFGGILSLHFLAGMPLDKALAVGVLPFILPDLGKIIALSFISRRLLERLKSLPYFSR; encoded by the coding sequence TTGAAGAAAGCTCATATCTATGCCATCCCTGCTATCGGTGCTGCTCTCATCGCCGTATTGGCACAAATCAGTCTCCCTATCGGTCCTGTACCTTTCACTCTGCAAAACTTTGCAATTGGTCTGATTGCTACTGTTTTTAGACCCAGAGAAGCCGTTCTATCTGTTGCTCTCTACCTCCTGCTGGGTGCCATTGGTTTACCTGTCTTTGCAGGGGGAGGTGCAGGATTCCACGTTTTAGTCGGTCCAAGTTCAGGCTATCTTTGGTTTGACCTTGTCTATGCAGGACTTACATCTTATCTCATCCATCAAAATAGTGGCTATATTCACATTTTCCTAGCCAACCTCTTGGGTGATTCACTCGTCTTTTTCGGAGGTATTCTCAGCCTCCACTTCCTTGCTGGTATGCCACTTGACAAAGCACTCGCTGTCGGTGTCCTTCCCTTTATCCTTCCTGATCTTGGTAAGATTATTGCCCTTAGTTTCATTAGCCGTCGCCTACTCGAACGATTGAAAAGCCTTCCTTATTTCTCAAGATAA
- the gor gene encoding glutathione-disulfide reductase → MREYDIIAIGGGSGGIATMNRAGEHGAKAAVIEEKKLGGTCVNVGCVPKKIMWYGAQIAESFHHYGPDYGFTSSDVQFDFAKLRQNREAYIDRARSSYDGSFKRNGVDLIEGRAHFIDSHTVSVNGELIRAKHIVIATGARPSIPTIPGAELGGSSDDVFAWEQLPESVTILGAGYIAVELAGVLHALGVKTDLFVRRDRPLRTFDSYIVEGLVNEMEKTDLPLHTHKVPVKLEESEQGITIHFEDGSSHTASQVIWATGRRPNVDGLDLEKAGVTLNERGFIQVDEYQNTVVDGIYALGDVTGEKELTPVAIKAGRTLSERLFNGKTNAKMDYTTIPTVVFSHPAIGTVGLTEDQAIKEYGQDNIKVYKSSFASMYSAVTSHRQESRFKLITAGADEKVVGLHGLGYGVDEMIQGFAVAIKMGATKADFDATVAIHPTASEEFVTMR, encoded by the coding sequence ATGAGAGAATATGATATCATCGCCATCGGTGGAGGGAGCGGTGGCATTGCCACCATGAACCGAGCTGGCGAACACGGTGCTAAAGCAGCTGTTATCGAAGAGAAAAAATTAGGTGGAACCTGCGTCAATGTCGGCTGTGTTCCTAAGAAAATTATGTGGTATGGAGCGCAAATCGCTGAAAGCTTTCACCACTACGGTCCTGACTATGGGTTTACGAGTTCAGATGTTCAATTTGATTTCGCAAAACTTCGTCAAAATCGTGAAGCCTACATCGATCGTGCCCGCTCGTCTTATGATGGAAGTTTCAAGCGCAACGGTGTTGATTTGATTGAAGGTCGTGCTCATTTCATTGATTCCCACACAGTCAGCGTTAATGGTGAATTGATTCGTGCCAAACATATCGTGATTGCGACTGGTGCTCGCCCAAGCATCCCAACTATCCCTGGAGCTGAACTTGGTGGTAGCTCAGACGATGTCTTTGCTTGGGAGCAACTTCCTGAATCCGTTACGATTCTTGGAGCTGGCTATATCGCCGTTGAATTAGCAGGTGTCCTCCACGCACTAGGAGTAAAAACTGATTTGTTTGTTCGTCGCGATCGTCCCTTGCGCACGTTTGACAGCTACATCGTTGAAGGCCTTGTCAATGAAATGGAAAAAACAGACCTTCCTTTGCACACGCATAAGGTACCCGTCAAACTAGAAGAATCAGAGCAAGGCATTACGATTCATTTTGAAGACGGTTCTAGTCACACTGCGAGCCAAGTTATCTGGGCTACCGGTCGCCGTCCAAATGTAGATGGTCTGGATTTAGAAAAAGCAGGCGTTACACTCAATGAACGTGGATTTATCCAAGTGGATGAGTATCAAAATACAGTTGTAGATGGTATCTATGCCCTTGGAGACGTTACTGGTGAGAAGGAACTAACCCCAGTAGCCATCAAGGCTGGACGTACCCTATCTGAACGTCTCTTTAATGGGAAAACAAATGCCAAGATGGACTATACGACTATCCCTACTGTTGTCTTCTCCCACCCAGCAATCGGAACGGTTGGTTTAACCGAGGATCAAGCTATCAAAGAATACGGCCAAGATAACATCAAAGTCTACAAGTCAAGCTTTGCATCTATGTACTCTGCTGTTACAAGCCATCGTCAGGAATCTCGCTTCAAACTCATCACCGCCGGTGCTGACGAAAAAGTTGTTGGCCTACATGGACTTGGTTACGGAGTGGATGAGATGATTCAAGGATTTGCTGTTGCTATCAAGATGGGAGCAACCAAGGCAGACTTTGATGCTACAGTAGCTATCCACCCAACCGCTTCAGAAGAATTTGTGACCATGCGCTAA
- a CDS encoding efflux RND transporter periplasmic adaptor subunit produces MKKNTKRKKWQFYTSIGTASVVIVGAMGILLFRQPSQAAVKDATSHLVVAKEGTVASSILLSGTVTVKNEQYVYFDASMGEIEEILVSVGDKVEKGQALVKYNSSDAQAAYDAANRAVAKFDRHISELKESRSKALTYSEEYGGSESNTVSSLDSQIKDACDNRADAEAQVKKAKAQLDATTILSTIEGTVVEVNRDLSKSSAGNGKVIVHIVSNENLQVKGELSEYNLAKLSVGQEVTFTSKVYPDKAWTGKINYIATYSKSGADGSNGKGASNVGPKYPYTIEITSDIGELKQGFSVSVEVKSDSTSLLVPLTSIVEEEGKNYVWVVDEENKAKKIEVSLGNADAENQEITSGLTNGAKVISNPTTSLEEGKEVKADEETN; encoded by the coding sequence ATGAAGAAAAATACGAAAAGAAAAAAATGGCAATTTTACACATCTATTGGGACTGCAAGTGTTGTTATTGTAGGGGCTATGGGGATTTTACTTTTTAGACAACCTTCTCAGGCTGCTGTTAAAGATGCCACCTCTCATTTGGTTGTTGCCAAAGAAGGAACGGTTGCCTCATCTATCCTCTTATCTGGTACTGTTACTGTAAAAAATGAACAGTATGTATATTTTGATGCAAGTATGGGTGAGATTGAAGAAATTTTAGTCTCTGTTGGAGATAAGGTCGAAAAAGGACAAGCATTAGTAAAATACAATAGTTCCGATGCTCAGGCAGCATATGATGCTGCCAATCGTGCAGTAGCAAAGTTTGATCGTCATATTAGTGAATTAAAGGAATCTCGAAGCAAAGCCCTTACTTACTCAGAAGAATACGGTGGTTCAGAGAGTAACACAGTATCTTCTCTTGATTCTCAAATTAAGGATGCATGTGACAATCGTGCAGATGCAGAAGCTCAAGTTAAAAAAGCAAAGGCTCAACTAGATGCGACAACTATTTTAAGCACGATAGAAGGAACAGTTGTAGAGGTGAATCGTGATCTTTCCAAATCTTCTGCGGGTAATGGCAAAGTAATAGTTCATATAGTGAGCAATGAAAATTTGCAAGTTAAAGGTGAATTATCTGAGTACAATCTTGCCAAGCTTTCAGTCGGACAAGAAGTGACCTTCACTTCTAAGGTCTACCCAGATAAGGCTTGGACAGGGAAGATCAACTATATCGCAACTTATTCAAAGAGTGGTGCTGATGGAAGCAATGGTAAAGGTGCATCGAATGTTGGCCCTAAATATCCATACACTATTGAAATTACGAGTGATATCGGTGAGTTGAAGCAAGGATTTTCTGTTAGTGTAGAAGTTAAGAGCGACAGTACATCTCTTCTCGTACCATTAACCAGCATCGTAGAAGAAGAAGGTAAAAACTATGTCTGGGTTGTTGACGAAGAGAATAAGGCTAAGAAAATCGAAGTTAGCCTAGGAAATGCTGACGCAGAAAACCAGGAAATTACTTCTGGCTTGACAAATGGGGCTAAAGTCATCAGTAATCCAACAACTTCCTTGGAAGAAGGAAAAGAGGTGAAGGCTGATGAAGAAACTAATTAG
- a CDS encoding Spy0128 family protein, which yields MDKLKKVLGFLVFPLLLLLMFFPTGEAHAATDVTDKAHVEKLEITIASTGSKTEGIHGSNDTSMKLKYSGEFSFPGVQANVIKPGDYFIVKAPDNLSLTDGSLDLIDSTSNTKMGTVQVDNANHQLVFTFNEKVEDKQNIRGDFVAEATETLKKEGKTVTYVLPDGKKQTITYKVNKFEQTDVIGETITKYGYNDNNKARAHFQMKINRAKKDMTGHVVKITDDVSKGAFANYVEGTFYMHEAEFETTNTNSSALKRLGDEYEITTDPEVYKANSDKKALLTFVNGKRGFELLMPTNMGTKSFFLTYDTSSPADTSTISNSAQYLIDNQPQLIWENYGGSIGTRTEATFNLKTVKSVGASVTADIAGKIKITKYDEADATVKLAGVVFEIREKTTNNLVDTVTTDADGIAVSKALNNGKYIVKEKTPKSGYQVNSQEFEVELKAGKGVPLNISNKRVTVDFEATKTWVNGKATDYKKVKLGLYVHKEGQTVADAKPVTGNYTPEVTESNGVYTYKWKNQLPERDVDGSKLVYSVRELENQTGLPLKEGEKVKVGDNSYVVSYNGNNKVTNTYEVPKTNVTAKKIWVGGQEHIRPTVYFKLYRTPEGGAIEEVVGVSQKEVPKTDGTIEWTDLPATDEHGVKYTYSVMEVDEDGNLVTAVDGYTANQTADLTVTNTYGTSPTKADIEVKKELVGGRPTPLQNEEFEFILKDKNGQEVQRAKNDAAGRVVFKDIPFDKASEHEFTVVEVNAGQTIDGVTYDVRTVPVTVSVTDDGKGKLVATVLYHPITAVALPSANLVSSAPSSNLVPSLTDAVNRATDGGIQTFKNTYKATNAKVILEVTKQLTGRTTGAQENEFEFTLTDQAGNVETAKNDADGKVKFHELTFDEAGTYTYTIKEVKAGTTENGITYDSKTVTAKVTVTDDGHGKLTAVVDYSSDGTANSTTFTNTYNPAKVKAPVSATKSFINKNTNTPMPLKGGEFVFSLLNHEGDPVEKATNDADGNIKFKDLEFEKAGTYQYTIYEHKAGQIENGITYSNKTVEVTIEVTDDGHGALKATVSYDNDEKHFENTYKAANAKANLEVTKKLTGRETEAQDGEFEFTLTDSTGVVKDTKKNDAAGNVKFDELEFDKVGTYTYTIKEVKAGQTENGITYDSKTVTAKVTVTDDGKGNLTAVVDYSSDGTANSTTFTNIYTPAGATTVTLGAKKVLEGKKLEAGKYSFVLKEGDKELETVTNDADGNVTFKALTYNESQVGTHKYTISEVAGSEAGITYDKTVQEVEVTVEKVSATELKATASKEAKDLVFTNKYTPAGATSVTLGAKKVLEGKDLEAGKYSFELKKEDGSVVETVTNAADGTVTFSPISYDESQVGTHKYTISEVAGSEAGITYDKTVQEVEVTVEKVSATELKATASKEAKDLVFTNKYTPAGATSVTLGAKKVLEGKALEAGKYSFELKKEDGTVVETVTNAADGTVAFSPISYDESQVGTHKYTISEVAGSEAGITYDKTVQEVEVTVEKVSATELKATVSKEAKDLVFTNKYTPAGATSVTLGAKKVLEGKALEAGKYSFELKKEDGTVVETVTNAADGTVTFSPISYDESQVGTHKYTISEVAGSEAGITYDKTVQEVEVTVEKVSATELKATASKEAKDLVFTNKYTPGKTQVPVKKVWKDENNQDGKRPSSVTVKLLADGQDTGKTLKLTEANGWAGSFTDLDADKGGTPIQYTVVEVTVPGYTSKVTGDAASGFTITNSYSPETVDVKATKNWDDANNQDGKRPTKITINLLADGQKVDSKEVQEAADGTWTVEFTKLAKYKAGKEIKYTVTEEKVSEYESSITDFTITNKYAPKQIDYKVTKVWNDANNQDGKRPKSVTVQLYKSVDGSKPVAVKGKKLTLTADDKTDANTWVASFTNLPQYEAGKEITYSIEEVDVPAGYKASVTGQVVTNTHNPETVVLSGTKVWDDNNNQDGKRTKSVKVQILNGDKVVQEIEVSEATGWKFESKALPKYENGTEIKYTVKEVAVKEYKSTVTTDKDGKYTVTNTHTPEKITVKGKKIWNDANNKDGKRPEFITVRLLADGNETDKTVKVTKATALSDNEWAYEFTGLDRYKENGQEIKYTVKEVDVPKDYQAEVDGMNVTNTHTPEKPTPGKPNEPGKPGPKPQLPNTGEKASNAAVVAGLALMAVTGGLYFVSRKNK from the coding sequence TTCCCTGGTGTACAGGCGAACGTGATTAAGCCTGGAGATTACTTTATCGTAAAGGCTCCAGATAACTTGAGTTTGACGGATGGTAGTCTGGATTTGATTGATTCGACATCAAATACCAAAATGGGGACTGTCCAGGTGGATAATGCTAACCATCAGCTGGTATTTACTTTCAACGAAAAGGTGGAAGACAAGCAAAATATTCGTGGGGACTTTGTTGCAGAAGCAACTGAAACGCTCAAAAAAGAGGGGAAAACGGTTACCTATGTTTTACCAGATGGTAAAAAACAGACCATCACGTATAAAGTGAATAAATTTGAACAGACTGACGTGATTGGAGAAACTATTACAAAGTACGGTTATAACGATAACAATAAGGCGAGAGCACATTTTCAGATGAAGATTAATCGCGCTAAGAAAGATATGACTGGACATGTGGTGAAGATTACAGATGACGTTTCAAAGGGAGCCTTTGCTAACTATGTGGAAGGTACTTTCTATATGCATGAAGCGGAATTCGAAACGACGAATACGAATTCATCTGCTCTTAAACGTTTAGGTGATGAATACGAAATCACAACCGATCCGGAGGTATACAAGGCTAACTCAGATAAAAAAGCTTTGTTGACCTTTGTCAACGGGAAACGAGGATTTGAGTTGCTCATGCCGACCAATATGGGAACAAAGAGCTTTTTCTTAACGTATGATACGTCCTCACCAGCAGATACTTCAACGATAAGTAACTCAGCGCAGTACTTGATTGATAATCAACCACAACTTATTTGGGAAAACTACGGAGGTAGTATTGGAACCAGAACAGAAGCAACGTTTAATTTAAAGACGGTTAAATCTGTAGGTGCGTCAGTCACAGCTGATATTGCTGGTAAGATCAAAATCACAAAATACGATGAAGCGGATGCAACTGTTAAGTTGGCAGGCGTTGTCTTTGAAATCCGTGAGAAAACCACTAATAATTTGGTTGATACCGTTACAACAGATGCGGATGGGATAGCTGTCTCAAAGGCTCTCAATAATGGTAAGTATATCGTTAAAGAAAAAACTCCTAAATCAGGCTATCAGGTAAATAGTCAAGAGTTTGAAGTGGAGTTGAAAGCTGGGAAGGGTGTTCCCCTCAACATCTCCAACAAACGTGTGACAGTTGACTTTGAAGCAACCAAGACTTGGGTAAACGGAAAAGCAACTGACTACAAAAAAGTCAAACTCGGTTTGTATGTGCACAAAGAAGGACAAACTGTTGCAGATGCAAAACCTGTTACTGGGAACTACACCCCTGAAGTGACAGAGTCTAATGGTGTTTACACTTATAAATGGAAAAATCAACTTCCTGAACGTGATGTTGATGGAAGCAAGCTAGTTTATTCTGTTCGAGAACTTGAAAATCAGACGGGTCTTCCTCTGAAAGAAGGAGAGAAAGTCAAAGTAGGCGACAACAGCTATGTTGTATCCTATAACGGAAACAACAAAGTCACCAACACTTACGAAGTTCCAAAGACAAACGTGACGGCTAAGAAAATCTGGGTTGGCGGTCAGGAACATATTCGTCCAACTGTCTACTTCAAACTCTATCGTACGCCAGAAGGTGGAGCGATTGAAGAAGTAGTTGGTGTTAGTCAAAAAGAAGTTCCCAAAACAGATGGAACTATAGAATGGACAGACCTTCCTGCGACAGATGAGCACGGTGTGAAGTACACTTATAGTGTGATGGAAGTCGATGAAGATGGCAATCTTGTCACTGCTGTAGATGGTTATACAGCCAATCAAACAGCTGATTTAACTGTCACAAACACCTATGGTACTTCACCAACTAAGGCTGATATTGAAGTCAAAAAAGAATTGGTGGGTGGTCGTCCAACACCTCTTCAAAACGAAGAATTTGAATTTATCTTGAAAGACAAAAATGGCCAAGAAGTTCAAAGAGCTAAGAACGATGCAGCTGGTCGCGTAGTCTTCAAAGATATTCCTTTCGATAAAGCGAGTGAACACGAATTTACTGTTGTTGAAGTGAATGCTGGTCAAACCATCGATGGTGTGACTTACGATGTTAGAACAGTACCAGTCACAGTAAGTGTAACAGATGATGGAAAAGGTAAACTGGTTGCGACAGTATTGTATCATCCTATTACTGCTGTGGCACTTCCGTCAGCTAATTTGGTCTCTTCAGCACCTAGTTCTAATCTTGTACCATCACTTACTGATGCAGTGAATAGAGCTACTGATGGTGGAATTCAGACATTCAAAAATACTTATAAAGCAACTAATGCTAAGGTCATTCTTGAAGTAACTAAGCAGTTGACTGGTCGTACGACAGGAGCTCAAGAAAATGAGTTCGAATTTACGTTGACAGACCAGGCTGGTAATGTTGAAACAGCGAAGAATGATGCAGATGGAAAAGTTAAGTTTCATGAATTGACCTTCGATGAAGCAGGTACTTATACTTACACTATCAAGGAAGTAAAAGCTGGTACAACTGAAAATGGTATTACCTACGATTCTAAGACAGTCACAGCTAAAGTAACTGTAACAGATGACGGTCATGGTAAACTGACTGCAGTTGTTGATTACAGCAGTGATGGTACAGCTAATAGCACAACCTTCACCAATACTTACAACCCTGCAAAAGTCAAAGCTCCAGTTTCTGCAACTAAATCATTTATTAATAAGAACACCAATACTCCAATGCCGCTCAAAGGTGGCGAGTTTGTCTTCTCCTTGCTAAATCACGAAGGTGATCCCGTAGAAAAAGCTACAAATGATGCAGATGGAAACATCAAGTTTAAGGATTTAGAATTCGAGAAAGCTGGTACTTACCAGTATACAATCTACGAACACAAAGCTGGTCAAATCGAGAATGGTATCACTTATTCTAATAAGACTGTGGAAGTGACTATCGAAGTAACAGATGACGGTCATGGTGCTTTGAAAGCAACTGTTTCTTATGATAACGATGAAAAACACTTCGAAAATACTTACAAAGCTGCAAATGCTAAAGCAAATCTCGAAGTGACTAAGAAATTGACAGGTCGTGAAACAGAAGCTCAAGATGGTGAGTTTGAATTCACTTTGACTGATTCAACTGGCGTAGTTAAAGATACTAAGAAGAATGATGCAGCCGGAAACGTTAAGTTTGATGAACTAGAATTTGATAAAGTAGGAACATACACCTACACTATCAAGGAAGTTAAGGCTGGTCAAACTGAAAATGGTATCACCTACGATTCTAAGACAGTAACAGCCAAAGTAACTGTAACTGATGATGGCAAAGGGAATCTGACTGCAGTTGTTGACTACAGTAGTGACGGTACAGCTAACAGCACAACCTTCACCAATATCTACACACCAGCAGGCGCAACAACTGTGACTCTTGGAGCTAAGAAAGTTCTTGAAGGTAAGAAACTTGAAGCAGGAAAATACAGCTTTGTTCTGAAAGAAGGCGACAAAGAGCTTGAAACAGTTACAAACGATGCAGATGGTAATGTTACATTTAAAGCTCTTACTTACAACGAAAGTCAAGTAGGAACTCACAAGTACACTATCTCAGAAGTTGCTGGATCTGAAGCAGGAATCACTTACGATAAGACAGTTCAAGAAGTTGAAGTAACGGTTGAAAAAGTAAGTGCGACTGAATTGAAAGCAACTGCTTCAAAAGAAGCAAAAGATCTTGTATTTACAAACAAATACACACCAGCCGGAGCTACAAGTGTAACTCTTGGAGCTAAGAAAGTCCTTGAAGGTAAAGACCTTGAAGCTGGTAAATACAGCTTCGAATTGAAGAAAGAAGACGGTAGTGTTGTCGAAACAGTTACAAACGCTGCTGACGGAACAGTGACCTTCTCACCAATCTCATATGATGAGAGCCAAGTGGGAACTCACAAGTACACTATCTCAGAAGTTGCTGGCTCTGAAGCAGGAATCACTTACGATAAGACAGTTCAAGAAGTTGAAGTAACGGTTGAAAAAGTAAGCGCGACTGAATTGAAAGCAACAGCTTCAAAAGAAGCAAAAGACCTAGTCTTCACAAACAAATACACACCAGCCGGAGCTACAAGTGTAACTCTTGGAGCTAAGAAAGTCCTTGAAGGAAAAGCTCTTGAAGCAGGTAAATACAGCTTTGAATTGAAGAAGGAAGATGGAACTGTTGTTGAAACAGTGACAAACGCCGCAGACGGAACAGTGGCCTTCTCACCAATCTCATATGATGAGAGTCAAGTGGGAACTCACAAGTACACCATCTCAGAAGTTGCTGGCTCTGAAGCAGGAATCACTTACGATAAGACCGTTCAAGAAGTTGAAGTAACGGTTGAAAAGGTAAGCGCAACTGAATTGAAAGCAACTGTTTCGAAAGAAGCAAAAGACCTAGTCTTCACCAACAAGTACACACCAGCAGGAGCTACAAGTGTAACTCTTGGAGCTAAGAAAGTTCTTGAAGGAAAAGCTCTTGAAGCAGGTAAATACAGCTTTGAATTGAAGAAGGAAGATGGAACTGTTGTCGAAACAGTGACAAACGCTGCTGATGGAACTGTAACCTTCTCACCAATCTCATATGATGAGAGTCAAGTGGGAACTCACAAGTACACCATCTCAGAAGTTGCTGGCTCTGAAGCAGGAATCACTTACGATAAGACCGTTCAAGAAGTTGAAGTAACGGTTGAAAAAGTAAGCGCGACTGAATTGAAAGCAACAGCTTCAAAAGAAGCAAAAGATCTTGTATTTACAAACAAATATACTCCAGGTAAAACTCAAGTTCCTGTGAAGAAAGTATGGAAGGACGAGAACAACCAAGATGGCAAACGTCCATCTTCTGTCACAGTTAAATTGCTTGCGGATGGTCAAGACACTGGTAAAACACTTAAATTGACCGAAGCAAACGGTTGGGCTGGAAGCTTCACAGACCTTGATGCTGATAAAGGTGGCACACCTATCCAGTACACTGTAGTAGAAGTAACTGTTCCTGGTTACACTTCTAAGGTTACTGGTGACGCTGCATCAGGATTCACTATCACAAATAGCTATTCTCCAGAAACAGTTGATGTAAAAGCAACTAAGAACTGGGATGACGCGAACAACCAAGACGGCAAACGTCCAACTAAGATTACAATCAATCTTTTAGCAGATGGTCAGAAAGTCGATTCGAAAGAAGTTCAAGAAGCTGCAGATGGAACTTGGACTGTCGAATTCACGAAATTAGCAAAATATAAAGCTGGTAAAGAAATCAAATACACTGTAACAGAAGAAAAAGTTTCAGAGTATGAATCTTCTATTACAGACTTTACTATCACAAACAAATATGCACCAAAACAAATCGACTACAAAGTAACAAAAGTATGGAACGACGCGAACAACCAAGACGGCAAACGTCCTAAGTCCGTAACAGTTCAACTTTATAAATCTGTAGATGGTTCTAAACCAGTAGCCGTTAAAGGTAAGAAATTGACCTTGACAGCTGATGATAAGACCGACGCTAACACTTGGGTAGCATCCTTCACAAATCTTCCACAATACGAAGCTGGTAAAGAAATCACTTACTCTATCGAAGAAGTAGATGTACCAGCTGGCTATAAAGCCTCTGTGACTGGTCAAGTGGTGACAAACACTCACAATCCAGAAACAGTCGTTCTTTCAGGAACTAAAGTTTGGGATGATAACAATAACCAAGACGGCAAACGTACGAAATCTGTGAAAGTTCAAATTCTTAATGGCGATAAAGTTGTTCAAGAAATTGAAGTTTCAGAAGCAACTGGTTGGAAGTTCGAATCAAAAGCACTTCCTAAATATGAAAATGGTACAGAAATCAAGTACACTGTCAAAGAAGTAGCTGTGAAAGAATATAAATCAACAGTTACTACGGACAAAGACGGTAAGTACACTGTTACCAACACACATACACCAGAGAAAATTACTGTTAAAGGTAAGAAAATCTGGAATGATGCTAATAACAAAGATGGTAAACGTCCAGAATTTATCACAGTGAGACTTCTTGCGGATGGTAACGAAACTGATAAGACAGTAAAAGTTACAAAAGCAACAGCTCTATCAGATAACGAGTGGGCTTATGAGTTTACAGGTCTTGATCGTTATAAAGAAAATGGTCAAGAAATCAAGTACACTGTTAAAGAAGTTGATGTTCCTAAAGATTACCAAGCTGAAGTAGATGGCATGAACGTTACAAATACACATACTCCAGAAAAACCAACACCAGGTAAACCAAATGAACCAGGAAAACCAGGTCCAAAACCTCAACTTCCTAACACTGGTGAAAAAGCATCTAACGCAGCAGTAGTTGCAGGACTTGCTTTGATGGCAGTGACTGGTGGATTGTACTTTGTAAGCCGTAAAAATAAATAA
- a CDS encoding ABC transporter ATP-binding protein gives MKKLISLKNICRSYRNGDQELQVLKNINLEVNEGEFVAIMGPSGSGKSTLMNTIGMLDTPTSGEYYVEGQEVARLDEKRLAKVRNKEIGFVFQQFFLLSKLDALQNVELPLIYAGVSASKRRKLAETYLKKVDLTDRSHHLPSELSGGQKQRVAIARALVNNPSIILADEPTGALDTRTGSQIMELLVELNEEGRTIIMVTHEPEIAAYAKRQIVIRDGVIASDSGHLEGEGH, from the coding sequence ATGAAGAAACTAATTAGTCTAAAAAATATCTGTAGGAGTTATCGAAATGGAGATCAGGAACTTCAGGTTTTGAAAAATATCAACTTAGAAGTGAATGAGGGAGAGTTTGTTGCTATTATGGGACCGTCTGGTTCTGGAAAATCTACTCTAATGAATACTATTGGAATGTTGGACACACCAACTAGTGGTGAGTATTACGTAGAGGGGCAGGAAGTGGCTCGATTGGATGAAAAGCGGTTGGCCAAAGTCCGTAATAAAGAGATTGGTTTTGTCTTTCAACAATTCTTTCTTTTGTCTAAACTAGATGCCCTTCAAAATGTTGAATTGCCTTTAATATATGCTGGAGTTTCAGCTTCCAAACGCCGTAAATTGGCAGAGACCTATTTGAAAAAGGTAGACTTGACAGATAGAAGTCACCACTTGCCTTCGGAATTATCTGGTGGGCAAAAACAACGGGTAGCCATTGCCCGTGCCCTTGTCAACAATCCTTCGATTATTCTGGCAGATGAACCAACTGGGGCTTTGGATACAAGGACAGGAAGCCAAATCATGGAACTTTTGGTGGAGTTAAATGAAGAAGGAAGAACCATTATTATGGTCACGCATGAGCCTGAGATTGCAGCTTATGCAAAACGTCAGATTGTAATTCGTGATGGGGTTATTGCATCTGATAGTGGGCATTTAGAAGGGGAGGGGCATTGA